A window from Marinagarivorans cellulosilyticus encodes these proteins:
- the epmB gene encoding EF-P beta-lysylation protein EpmB: MIPRTQQAAYTPSWQDELKNLITCPKALFEALELPVEHLASAYKGEALFSVRVTRPFLARMQKGDLNDPLLLQILPVQAENKEIDGYSDDPLAEHQHNPTQGVIHKYHGRVLLIAAGQCAINCRYCFRRNFDYQSNNPSRTQWLESLDYIRQNTTINEVILSGGDPLVLGDSQLNWLIDQIEGISHITRIRFHSRLPIVLPQRITTAFINKLTSSRLNPIVVIHCNHPNEIDDDVREALCKIKQAGITLLNQSVLLAGINDTSDTLVELSEQLFDAGALPYYLHLMDKVKGAAHFDLPEKRAVAIHQEMQAALPGFLVPKLVREIPHKPNKTSIF, encoded by the coding sequence ATGATACCCCGAACACAGCAGGCTGCGTATACCCCCAGCTGGCAAGATGAGCTAAAAAACCTAATAACTTGCCCAAAAGCACTTTTTGAAGCACTGGAACTGCCTGTAGAGCATCTCGCTAGCGCTTATAAAGGGGAGGCACTTTTTAGCGTACGCGTCACACGCCCTTTTCTTGCCCGCATGCAAAAAGGGGATCTTAACGACCCACTACTGTTGCAGATTCTACCCGTACAGGCAGAAAACAAAGAAATTGACGGCTACTCTGACGACCCACTAGCCGAGCACCAGCACAACCCGACCCAGGGTGTTATCCATAAATACCACGGCCGCGTGTTATTAATTGCCGCCGGCCAATGCGCCATCAATTGCCGCTATTGCTTCCGCCGTAACTTCGACTACCAAAGTAATAACCCCAGCCGCACACAATGGCTTGAGTCTCTTGATTACATACGCCAAAACACGACGATTAACGAGGTTATTCTTAGCGGCGGCGACCCCTTAGTGCTTGGTGATAGCCAGCTCAATTGGCTTATCGATCAAATTGAAGGTATCTCACACATCACACGTATTCGCTTCCATAGCCGGCTGCCCATTGTATTGCCGCAGCGTATAACCACAGCATTCATTAACAAACTCACTAGCAGCCGGCTTAATCCTATCGTGGTTATTCATTGCAATCACCCCAACGAAATTGACGACGACGTACGCGAAGCGCTGTGCAAGATCAAACAAGCCGGCATCACACTACTCAACCAATCTGTATTACTGGCAGGTATTAACGATACAAGCGACACTTTGGTTGAATTAAGCGAACAACTATTTGACGCAGGCGCCTTACCCTACTATCTACATTTAATGGACAAAGTAAAAGGTGCAGCGCACTTCGATTTGCCCGAAAAGCGCGCGGTAGCTATACATCAAGAGATGCAAGCAGCGTTACCGGGGTTTCTCGTTCCAAAACTGGTACGAGAAATACCTCACAAACCCAATAAAACAAGCATCTTTTAG
- the efp gene encoding elongation factor P, which yields MADYSTNEFRSGLKVMLDGDPCSIVENEFVKPGKGQAFNRVRLRNLRSGRVWERTFKSGEKLEAADVMDQDMEYLYNDGEFFHFMDPQSFEQVQADLTAVGDTAKWLKEQDVCVVTLFNGAPLAVAAPNHVELEIAETDPGLKGDTAQGGTKPATLTTGAVVKVPLFLTTGEVIKVDTRTGEYLGRANAK from the coding sequence ATGGCGGACTATTCTACCAACGAATTTCGCAGCGGGCTGAAAGTTATGCTTGATGGCGACCCATGCTCAATAGTGGAGAACGAATTTGTAAAACCGGGCAAGGGGCAGGCGTTTAACCGTGTTCGCTTGCGTAACTTGCGTTCCGGCCGCGTGTGGGAGCGTACCTTTAAGTCGGGGGAGAAGCTAGAAGCCGCTGATGTAATGGATCAAGATATGGAGTATCTCTATAACGATGGTGAGTTCTTCCACTTTATGGACCCGCAAAGTTTTGAGCAAGTGCAAGCCGACCTAACAGCTGTTGGCGATACGGCTAAGTGGTTAAAAGAGCAAGATGTGTGCGTTGTGACATTGTTTAACGGTGCCCCTTTAGCTGTTGCTGCGCCGAACCATGTTGAATTGGAAATTGCAGAAACAGATCCTGGTTTAAAAGGTGATACAGCCCAGGGTGGTACTAAGCCTGCCACTTTAACAACGGGTGCTGTTGTTAAAGTTCCCTTATTTTTAACCACGGGTGAAGTGATTAAAGTCGATACGCGTACGGGTGAATACTTGGGGCGCGCAAACGCTAAGTAA
- the epmA gene encoding EF-P lysine aminoacylase EpmA — protein sequence MGDVVRRLQARAQLLRKVRDYFFRHQVMEVDVPALSQYTVTDLHLQGLSVMVNGAQHYLQTSPEFYMKRLLAQSSGSIYSMAKAYRADEAGKKHQPEFTMLEWYRLGFDDTALMADLESLLQYLGCNSVVERVAYRDIFLRYTGINPALASIDELARYAKENLAITWGDDSISTWLDVIFSFCIEPHLQPLTIVYDFPASQCALAKLDINDHGEKVAKRFELYWQGIELANGYWELTCPVEQKRRFEDDNRAREKRGLAKIPIDPHLMSALEAGLPECAGIALGIDRLLMCLQAVDDIRDVSIFSL from the coding sequence ATGGGCGATGTTGTAAGGCGCTTGCAAGCTAGGGCACAGTTGCTTCGAAAAGTACGCGATTACTTTTTTCGGCATCAAGTGATGGAAGTGGATGTGCCCGCGTTGTCGCAATACACCGTGACAGATCTTCACTTACAAGGCTTATCGGTCATGGTGAATGGTGCACAGCACTATTTGCAGACATCGCCAGAGTTTTATATGAAGCGTTTGTTGGCCCAAAGTAGTGGCAGCATTTATAGTATGGCGAAAGCCTATAGGGCCGATGAAGCAGGAAAAAAGCACCAGCCAGAATTCACAATGCTTGAATGGTATCGGCTAGGCTTTGACGACACAGCATTGATGGCAGACCTTGAATCGCTGTTGCAATATTTAGGTTGCAATAGTGTTGTTGAGCGCGTTGCCTATCGCGATATTTTTTTGCGTTATACCGGAATTAATCCAGCTCTTGCGAGTATCGATGAGTTAGCGCGCTACGCTAAAGAAAATTTAGCGATAACGTGGGGCGACGACTCTATAAGCACATGGCTTGATGTTATTTTTAGTTTCTGCATAGAGCCCCATTTGCAGCCCTTAACGATTGTCTATGATTTTCCTGCATCGCAGTGTGCATTGGCTAAATTGGATATTAACGATCACGGCGAAAAAGTCGCGAAGCGTTTCGAGCTTTATTGGCAAGGAATCGAGCTTGCCAATGGTTACTGGGAATTGACCTGTCCCGTCGAGCAAAAGCGGCGCTTTGAAGACGATAATCGTGCGCGTGAAAAAAGAGGGTTAGCTAAGATTCCTATAGACCCTCATTTAATGTCGGCATTAGAGGCTGGCTTACCTGAATGCGCAGGAATAGCTCTTGGGATAGACAGATTGTTAATGTGTCTTCAAGCGGTTGACGATATCCGCGACGTCTCGATATTCAGTTTGTGA